The DNA region acgTTTTTGtggataaatattttacaagaAATGTATGGATTTCTATTATTCGCTTTGTATTCCCTCTATGTCattaataagtaaaatacattatatatattattagtgatattctaaaatttaaaaagttaataaattaataaatttaacacttttgtgataatttatatgttttatgattatatataatgtaatagtACGAGTCTTTTTATCATCATATCTATTACGTATTTACAAAAGGTTATTACTCCGATTAAActttgaaataatatttcttataccTCTAACGAACTACTAAAGATTTCGCAATAGGTGAAAAGgtgaagtaaaataatatattttattaatatatctttaGTAGAAGATATATAGGAATATAAAGTATTTATTAATAGATGTTATATAATTGAGGTACATTGGTTCTTTATTCGTTTATCCATTCATTTGACcaaatgtatatgcatataattttatatatctatttattgacttcgtaaatatttaacaaataaatgaaatatttatgaattctTTACACTTAATTATATACACTAAAGTAGTTTATAATAccacaaaatataatttgaaacagtaaatttaaatgaatgaattatatggaaaatatactcctttaacataattattcaattaaagaaaatgttACATGAAAAgtattttctaatttaaaaaattcataaattaattttttttttttttatattttttcaaattaatgTTCGactaaaatgtatataaaacaatGTTAATAATGGTATATCTAATATATCACTAAATATATCTGTTATTTTAACTGCTgagtaatattataatttggTCATCCCAAAAGTATAtcaatatttacatttaaactGAACTTACAAAATAGCTAACAAAAATGgatactttttcttttaaatattttatttttaaacaaatagataataaataatactatattataCATGATCAGCAGATAAGgatattttggaaaaaatattaaatttggATATTTTTCGAATgtattacttttttcatataatattatattctttagagaataaaaaatgtgaagtacataataattatgtgcacatttttctaaaaataaattctgtATATCACTACATactttcaaaaataaaataaacatttttagcATCGTCATTTCAAGTTAACTTCAAACTAAAAAATAGAGCAATAACAGGGGTAAGACTGAGGAGAATTTTTAACTTAAACATTAATAACTTAATGGATTAATGGGTTCACTTGGTATACCTAATATAATGATGTATATCATAtttaaagtaataaataaaaataagcgaggattataaaaataatttgtatatcTAATGGTAATTATATGATAACTATGATTAGAAATTACGAAGCCTATAATTTATGGAATTTAACATATGGAGATTCGCAAAATATGAACTAAATAATCTaacataataagaaaaaactttctaaaatgaaattaaggAAGATATGTttcaacaaaaataattaaagcattttatttacattatacaATGTCcactattatattattaggTAATTCTTTGTAATATTATGAGTGACAATAATGTAATCTGTACAGCTTTTAATACCTCTAACGAAAGAAcgtatataacataataagtaaattataagaacaatataaataaaaattaacatatgaTACCTTTTGAAAATACATAcaatactattatttttttttattcaatgTATAAGgaagtattattatatgttttatttttttttctaatgaaACTTCATTAAGAAAACGCACTTTTATTcgtatttctatttttcatgtaaacatgttatattaatattagaataatagaatattttatttatgtagcAAAACAGAAGCATAGTATGCGAACCAACAAGTTatgcaaacaaaaaaacaaaaaataaaatgatattaaataaaatataaatgtaatatgtaacataaagaatatttattttctcttacGCATAAAATTGacagaaaataaatttactttccatgtataataatatatacaatataactcgtaatattattttcttaattttcatgtgttaaaattttattaaaacatgCTAATAATCGACTTATTCCCTAATTGCAATATTTTGTacgttataatttttaaaacgcttaatgttatatatatatagttaaaaaaataagaaaacatTCTCTAATATTTCCGTAATTTACTGATATGACGAATTATGTTTTAgtttatttatcattaaaaaaaaagaaaaagtataaaaagtattaaataaTCCATACAAATTGTGcctcataataattttccttttaaacattattatagtttcgctgaaaaattaaattaatattgtaaatatatttcccAAACTTAATATTTAACTATATTTGAATTATGCTAATTTCCTTTTAGttatcttaaaaataatatttttattagctgggaaaaataaaaatgtttttattcttatttttaagggaatgaaaattttaaagaatttattaaaagTGATTGATCTGATTAGTTTATTTTATGCATACGCGCATTTATGAACAACATAATATACACTATGTGAACTGTaataatgaaacaaaaaaaacaatatcgacatataattcattttggTCATTAATAGAGGTGAATAATTtgtattcttatatatagtCTAcctaaaaattaatgaaattataaataaaataaatatattccaagtaaaattctttataatattgaaaacaatttatttgtttgtgttatatttatttttttcttcaaatattcttctttatatttacatatttataatttttgtaatatgcGCTCGGTTAATTATAGTAATTCAGGTATAATATTATAGTGTATTGCATATAATAGGGTAAGAGATAAAGTTTTAATGCAGTGATGTAATACTCAATAATGGAATAagtatttctaaaaaaagaaattaggTAATTTAACTGGAATACCATATTAagatacatacaaatatataaaagtataatagtgcttgaaaaaaaatgtttgcacggaattacaatttttaattttttatattaaaaattatattttctattaaagaaaatagtataataataattaattacgtacgtacatatatatatatttatgcatattagTATACAGAATAAAGTTTTGCTATAAATGgattccttcttttttactatttactGTTATACTGTATTAACATTAAGGTTATTTCtgttttaattttccatattaatatgataaaatcaatacagttataatttattttatagaatgAATAGTGCCATATTTCTTTaagaaatatgtaaatagaTGTAATTACTAATGAAAAGTATAAAACGCTCGAAATGAACcaattgtatatatgtcgtcattctttttacttaaatattaGTACATATACAGTTTTAACTATTTCATACagtaaatacataaaaataatgaaaaattatgaaaatggTAATAGAAGTTTATGGAtgctttcatttttcatagaaataataatatatattttcatttattaaaataccATTTCTAACATAGATCAACaggatatattttattatatacaagaAGTACTTAAGTATTTGccaaattctttttataaatttaattttcagGATAAAATTTTAGAAGAGTTATATCCATACAGTATATACAAAGAATTCAATGATGAATTGGTAAATGCAACAGATGAATCATACTGTAATGaatttaaaacaataaaacaaGATTACAAAGAAAAATCCTTTGAACTTTGTAAAAAAGTCACAAAACTTTTAGaatttgtatttaaaaagCATACAtcagaaaaatataaggaCTATTGTTCGCATTATAAAAACTGGGTATATcaagaaataagaaaattgtTTAATGAACGCACATCAAATAGTGATATCGACTATATTattaagaaattttataaactGCAACGTGATCTTTTCAGTTATCACAAGAAAAATGATTGTTCTTATAGATTTGATTTTAATACCCTTGAGGGATTGCATTATAAAATAGAAGAGAAATCTTTGtatgattattttaaaaactatAACACTATTAAAACTAGTGAAACTTGTAATAAATGTATgaatgttaaatataaagaataccTTGAATCTATCAGTGATATGTATAACAGTTGGAAGGATTCTTGTTGTTCGTATGGGAAATCAGTATGtgacaattattttttaagttgtAAAGATGAGTTTGATCCGAGTAAACTTTTAGCTGCATTTCGTTCTAAAGGTAGTGACAATTGTGATGGACTAAGTAGTATTACTGCTAATTTTGatgaagaaaatttaaattctATGGTAACAGATCCAAGAATTTTAAAATCAATTACTTATGGTACATGCTATGATCTAGAAAATGGAAGACTCACATCAAATAAAGAGGGTCACCAACATTGTAGTTTATTATCAACATCTGTAACATTAACTAGAAGTGCGCGTACAGATGGAAATGTTGAAGGAGCTTTGACTGATAGTGGATCCTCCTCAGTTGGAGCGACTTCAGTGACCAGGGATGGTCATGTTGAAGAAAGTCCACCACAAGAAGGTGCATCACAAGATGAACCTGGTACAAAAACAAGAGGAGGGGATTATCATAGTCCAGAAGAACTAAAGGAGAAGGGAACTGCTGAGAAAGATGCACCTGATACTTTTAGATGGAAATTTGATGGGGGAGGAACACTACAGTGTACAACTAAAAGCAGaggtaaaaatgaagaacTACTTTGCGAGTATATGGATGTATTAGTTCAAGGAAATTTTGCTACACAAATAGAAGGTACTAAAAGATACAAAGTGCAGGCTGGAAAGTCATGGACAGAAGATGATTTAAAACTAGCACGCGAAATAGTGAGGAAAAGGAGATCAGCTAATgaatcaaatatattaaacaacATTTTTGTTCGCATTTCTACTGGAGTTACTCTAGTAATgggaattatttttatattttaccttttttttaaagtaaatacaaaattattttttgctgtatgtatacattattaGTTACcatttataacatatttttcttaaaatattgtaattgtgaaataatcatattatatatgttttttactttcatttatatattagtttACTCCCTTTGGATCACGTTTACGTAGGGAtagaaaaaggaaacaaaGATATAGATATGATTTTACTGATTTATATACACGTAAACGACCAAGGCGCTTCTTAAAACGTACTTATAGGCATTCTGACAGGAAAAGATTTAACGTAGTAAATATAGAAGATGAGCTTCATTCATCAAATGATTTACAAAATATCAACTGATATATATCAAAGATATTAAGAAGCCCACAAAATTggattatataaacatttctATTAAGTACAAATGATAAAGATCAAACAATAAAAAGAGgagcataaataaaatgtacaaacttttatttttaactttttatatatatttttttatttgtccttttataataatttattttttctaattttttgtcaaatactttttttgtatttatttaatttttttttttaatgaatttaatttgaatttgcaataatatttgttttatatattgaaaaaagaacTAAAACGTTCCTAcctaataatattttatgattcTAATGTACCACAATTCAAGTGAGTATATTGGCAGagcattttaattttatttaattatactcATGGACTTGTACCCTGACTTCTTATTATGTGTTCTTAAAGCATAACACATTTGAGatatattatagttatatttaatgtaaaaataaaattgaatttattgaatttatctaatatatgattattaaaaaaaaacaaaaagaaggaaaaatcAACAcacttaatatataataaattattcagTAAATATTCAGAACAAAAtgtagaataaatataaataaaataaacattattaattactaaatattcaaaattctTAATATTCCGCAATATTTcccaatattattaaaagcaGAAATTGGaatacaaacaaaaaaaaaattaaattaacatTCTATGTTAAGTATACTAAATggaatttaatatttattagaaattttaaaatataataatatttagtgcataataatattaaaaactgATTTACagcataatataaaataaaaataaacaaaaagatgTTTATCTCTTTCTTTTGACATTTAAAATGTCATAAAagttttttacatttttgtgccttatgttatattttaattattcattaaaCAAATTGTTTAGTAAAAACGGACAACaaagttaaataaatataaagtaattattctctatattattttaaattactcCTAAAATTTGATGCAATAACTTACATcgatttgtttttattttaatttattcttagttcgcatataataaatttgtattttaggtaaaattaaatatatgacaATAacttttagaaaatatataatttacaaaagtatatttaaacaaataaaatatacaacaataaataataatatataatcattcatttaatttgtaccttaataagaataaggagggaattatttttttatattatattaataaaacttCGCTTTGAATATATCAACAAATAGTCTTTAAGACAGAacatgataataataaaaacaagacAATATTTTACAGTTACACACACAAACTACAAAAGATAACTAcaaagttatttttattatgcctTTCCGTAATTATTTtgaaacatatttatgtatatatattttttttccaaaataatatattttaatatacatatatatatatataaggatataactttttgtcaaactgaaaaaaaatacttcaaaatacaaattcaaaaatattaaaacattcaaattcaccaaaaaatgaaaaacgtttatttttactgtttCCTATGAAAAAGATTATTTATCTAAAGCTGGATTAATAAAAGTTATGTACTTATATTGATGCttgtaattaatatatgtatctaagaaaataaatgatcataatttttttaaaaacttataTTAGTTAAAGGACGATATTTcctattattcattttactttttatatatagcattttatcatatttttcaagCTTCCTACAGATAAAAATAGCCAATGACATAAACACTATaggcaatatatatattaatataattattggtATACTCCAATCCCCTGAAACTATATTTCTAGGTTTCCAACTACTAAAATCTATCATAGCAATATTTAGTATTACAATGGGTagatatatgataaataaagcacgtaacatatttatttttctttttttactacgttttaaaaacttaaaatCATTATTTGTAGCAAACCTAACatgatttttataatatatatggtcatatattctttttccaAAATGTGAATCTCTTCTTGTGCATACAGaagtgtttttttttctagatAGTTCATAGTCTCGGATATTATTGGATATATGTTTACCTGActgattattttttctacttAATACATGatcctttttaaatacaGCTTTTTCTGCATATTCTTCTTTAATTGGAACCTTTACTTTAACAAATACAACACTTGAATCCTTATTCCGTTTATATTTTGCAAGTAatctataaatttttgtat from Plasmodium brasilianum strain Bolivian I chromosome Unknown PB_00_21, whole genome shotgun sequence includes:
- a CDS encoding PIR protein, coding for MDKILEELYPYSIYKEFNDELVNATDESYCNEFKTIKQDYKEKSFELCKKVTKLLEFVFKKHTSEKYKDYCSHYKNWVYQEIRKLFNERTSNSDIDYIIKKFYKLQRDLFSYHKKNDCSYRFDFNTLEGLHYKIEEKSLYDYFKNYNTIKTSETCNKCMNVKYKEYLESISDMYNSWKDSCCSYGKSVCDNYFLSCKDEFDPSKLLAAFRSKGSDNCDGLSSITANFDEENLNSMVTDPRILKSITYGTCYDLENGRLTSNKEGHQHCSLLSTSVTLTRSARTDGNVEGALTDSGSSSVGATSVTRDGHVEESPPQEGASQDEPGTKTRGGDYHSPEELKEKGTAEKDAPDTFRWKFDGGGTLQCTTKSRGKNEELLCEYMDVLVQGNFATQIEGTKRYKVQAGKSWTEDDLKLAREIVRKRRSANESNILNNIFVRISTGVTLFTPFGSRLRRDRKRKQRYRYDFTDLYTRKRPRRFLKRTYRHSDRKRFNVVNIEDELHSSNDLQNIN